From a region of the Emcibacter sp. SYSU 3D8 genome:
- a CDS encoding class I SAM-dependent methyltransferase, which yields MSTAAGPTNDYSDTADEYGRAEFTGTMYLAFRDVPWLISQCASGSRALDYGCGAGRSSRLLKRLGYEVTGIDISDAMLEAARELDPGGDYRRIEGGRIPLPGDSVDLAFSSLVFFEIPTLEGMTEAAAEIRRVLKPGGVFVLLIGAERLYDFEWLTVKVDYPENRNCQPGNAVRVFLTEVGLELTDYYWTDADYRTMFADAGLQVVRLHQPMGSEADGYPWINEHKVPSFSIYVARK from the coding sequence ATGTCCACGGCGGCGGGCCCCACGAACGACTATTCGGATACCGCGGACGAGTACGGCCGCGCCGAGTTCACCGGCACCATGTATCTGGCGTTCCGCGACGTTCCCTGGCTGATCTCACAATGTGCCTCGGGCAGCAGGGCGCTGGACTATGGCTGCGGTGCGGGCCGCTCGAGCCGGCTGCTCAAGCGGCTCGGCTACGAGGTGACCGGCATCGACATCTCGGACGCCATGCTGGAGGCTGCGCGCGAACTCGATCCCGGCGGGGATTACCGGCGCATCGAAGGCGGGCGCATTCCGTTGCCCGGCGACAGCGTCGACCTGGCTTTCTCGTCGCTGGTGTTCTTCGAGATTCCGACGCTTGAAGGCATGACCGAGGCCGCCGCCGAGATTCGCCGCGTGCTGAAGCCCGGCGGCGTCTTCGTGCTGCTCATCGGCGCCGAACGGCTCTACGATTTCGAATGGCTGACGGTAAAGGTCGACTATCCGGAGAACCGGAACTGCCAGCCCGGCAACGCGGTGCGCGTGTTCCTGACGGAAGTGGGGCTGGAACTGACCGACTATTACTGGACCGACGCCGACTACCGGACGATGTTCGCCGACGCTGGTCTCCAGGTCGTTCGGCTGCACCAGCCGATGGGGTCGGAGGCTGACGGCTATCCCTGGATCAACGAGCACAAAGTGCCGTCGTTCTCAATCTATGTGGCGCGGAAGTAA
- a CDS encoding aromatic ring-hydroxylating dioxygenase subunit alpha, with translation MKFRNFSEREYDHETGWRINPDAGENEPERKFPYIDNGTGLIDAGRYHDPGFAQAEWERLWARVWLIAGRASDIPNVGDWFRFDIGNQSVIVVRADDGIRAFHNVCHHRGNRLVMADFGHGEHFTCAFHSWQWNIDGSLNRITDRDTFRDAIVCDEPPLSPVALDQWGGFVFINLDPAPSQHLTDYLGALPAQLAPFHFEDMVVVKDVETRWPANWKVALDAFLESYHVHSIHAEILPFYDDYHQQWDLLENGMSRMLMEFATVSPRLEDQETINDGLKMMLADAGMDPDAFTGTAGQVRKAIQQHKVPAYAKAGKWFDGLTENQATDDWAYFIFPNVTLNIHPEGFLFQRFRPDPRDPERFVYDVQVILQPVDDAKPPVYMGVEDGTDCSGRTRPERQHIRHGEPGLGFVLEQDSMLVPVVQQGLRSRAFKGMRFSEQEQRLRHFHRELDRYIAGEK, from the coding sequence ATGAAGTTCAGGAATTTCTCCGAGCGGGAATACGACCACGAGACCGGCTGGCGGATCAATCCGGACGCCGGCGAAAACGAGCCCGAGCGCAAGTTCCCCTATATCGACAACGGCACCGGCCTGATCGACGCCGGCCGGTACCATGACCCCGGCTTCGCGCAGGCCGAATGGGAACGGCTCTGGGCGCGGGTCTGGCTGATCGCCGGCCGCGCCTCGGATATCCCCAATGTGGGCGACTGGTTCAGGTTCGACATCGGCAACCAGAGCGTGATCGTTGTCCGCGCCGACGATGGCATCCGCGCCTTCCACAATGTCTGCCACCACCGCGGCAATAGGCTGGTCATGGCCGATTTCGGCCATGGCGAGCATTTCACCTGCGCGTTCCACTCCTGGCAGTGGAACATCGACGGCAGCCTCAACCGGATCACCGACCGCGACACCTTCCGCGACGCGATCGTCTGCGACGAGCCGCCATTGTCGCCGGTGGCGCTCGATCAGTGGGGCGGCTTCGTGTTCATCAATCTCGACCCGGCGCCGTCACAGCACCTGACGGACTACCTGGGCGCGCTGCCCGCCCAGCTGGCGCCGTTCCACTTCGAGGACATGGTGGTGGTGAAGGACGTGGAGACACGCTGGCCGGCCAACTGGAAGGTGGCCCTCGATGCGTTTCTCGAGAGCTACCACGTCCACTCGATCCACGCCGAGATCCTGCCGTTCTACGATGACTATCACCAGCAATGGGATCTGCTGGAGAACGGCATGAGCCGGATGCTGATGGAATTCGCAACCGTCAGCCCGCGGCTGGAGGATCAGGAAACCATCAATGACGGCCTGAAGATGATGCTGGCGGATGCGGGTATGGACCCGGACGCCTTCACCGGCACAGCCGGTCAGGTGCGCAAGGCGATCCAGCAACACAAGGTTCCGGCCTATGCGAAGGCGGGTAAATGGTTCGACGGGCTGACCGAGAACCAGGCGACCGACGACTGGGCCTATTTCATCTTCCCCAACGTGACCCTGAACATTCACCCGGAAGGGTTCCTGTTCCAGCGCTTCCGCCCGGACCCACGTGATCCCGAGCGATTCGTCTACGACGTGCAGGTGATCCTGCAACCGGTCGATGACGCCAAACCGCCGGTCTATATGGGCGTTGAGGACGGCACCGACTGCTCCGGCCGCACCCGGCCCGAGCGCCAGCACATCCGGCACGGCGAGCCGGGCCTGGGCTTCGTGCTCGAGCAGGATTCCATGCTCGTGCCGGTGGTGCAGCAAGGCCTGCGCTCACGGGCCTTCAAGGGCATGCGCTTCAGCGAGCAGGAACAACGGCTGCGGCATTTCCACCGTGAACTGGACCGGTATATCGCTGGTGAGAAGTAA
- a CDS encoding carboxyl transferase domain-containing protein yields the protein MSFDDKRAELRRRQDKAKAMGSPRILAGMAESGLLNARQRVDALLDAGSFHEIGLLAVADRPEVREKTPADGVVSGFGEIDGRRVGVCASDFSVLGASSAAIAGKKHGYIKKSAQRSGFPLIELGECSGSRIPDAMGARGMADTITGFASGSYQKGRDVPWISAILGQSFGGSTWQAMVSDFVVMRKGAIMGVASPRVTEVAISEPIDPEELGGWRVHARQTGMIDAVAETDAEALAIIRRFLSYLPSNNGEPPPDAPVPAGSGEDQERLLKVVPEQRNKVYDMRKAIEIIADKGSWFPLKDSFAKVAVTGFARIGGRSVGIVASNPMFKGGAFDAEGCDKILPFIVLCDSFNVPLVFLADTPGFFIGRAGEKEKLGAKIMNWILALDQVTVPTVTVILRKAFGMAMHNMFVGRASETACWPGAEISFMDPATAVNVVHGVKHEDDPEKFGAMLEAVSGETSAFDFAEAFATQAVIDPLETRDFIIRALAAHARPGGVGEHRLSNWPVKF from the coding sequence ATGAGCTTCGACGACAAGCGCGCCGAGCTGCGCCGCCGGCAGGACAAGGCGAAGGCCATGGGCTCGCCGCGCATCCTCGCGGGCATGGCGGAAAGCGGCCTACTCAATGCGCGCCAGCGGGTCGACGCGCTGCTCGACGCGGGCAGCTTCCACGAGATCGGCCTGCTTGCCGTCGCCGACCGGCCCGAGGTCCGGGAGAAGACCCCGGCCGATGGCGTCGTCAGCGGGTTCGGCGAGATCGACGGGCGGCGCGTGGGCGTCTGCGCCTCGGATTTTTCCGTGCTTGGTGCGTCCTCGGCGGCCATCGCCGGCAAGAAGCACGGCTACATCAAGAAGTCCGCCCAGCGCTCGGGTTTTCCGCTGATCGAGCTGGGCGAGTGCTCGGGCTCGCGCATCCCGGATGCCATGGGCGCGCGCGGCATGGCCGACACCATCACCGGCTTTGCCTCGGGCAGCTATCAGAAGGGCAGGGACGTGCCCTGGATATCGGCGATCCTGGGCCAGAGCTTCGGCGGGTCCACCTGGCAAGCCATGGTCTCGGACTTCGTGGTGATGCGCAAAGGCGCCATCATGGGCGTTGCCTCGCCGCGGGTGACCGAAGTGGCGATCAGCGAACCCATCGACCCCGAGGAACTGGGCGGCTGGCGGGTCCATGCCCGGCAGACCGGCATGATCGACGCCGTCGCCGAGACCGATGCTGAGGCGCTCGCGATCATCCGCCGATTCCTGTCCTACCTGCCGTCCAACAACGGCGAGCCGCCGCCCGATGCGCCGGTGCCCGCAGGATCGGGCGAAGACCAGGAACGGCTGCTCAAGGTGGTCCCCGAGCAGCGCAACAAGGTCTACGACATGCGCAAGGCGATCGAGATCATCGCCGACAAGGGTTCGTGGTTTCCGCTGAAGGACAGCTTCGCCAAGGTGGCGGTGACCGGCTTCGCGCGCATCGGTGGCCGCAGCGTCGGCATTGTCGCCTCGAATCCCATGTTCAAGGGCGGCGCGTTCGATGCGGAAGGCTGCGACAAGATCCTGCCGTTCATCGTGCTGTGCGACAGCTTCAATGTGCCGCTGGTGTTCCTCGCCGACACGCCCGGATTCTTCATCGGGCGCGCCGGCGAGAAGGAAAAGCTGGGTGCGAAGATCATGAACTGGATCCTGGCGCTCGATCAGGTCACCGTGCCGACGGTGACGGTGATCCTGCGCAAGGCGTTCGGAATGGCCATGCACAACATGTTCGTGGGCCGCGCCAGCGAAACCGCATGTTGGCCCGGTGCCGAGATCAGCTTCATGGATCCGGCCACGGCGGTGAACGTGGTCCACGGCGTGAAGCACGAGGACGACCCGGAGAAGTTCGGCGCCATGCTGGAGGCGGTCTCCGGCGAAACCTCCGCCTTCGACTTCGCCGAGGCGTTCGCGACCCAGGCGGTGATCGACCCGCTGGAGACGCGGGATTTCATCATCCGGGCGCTGGCGGCGCATGCGAGGCCCGGCGGCGTGGGCGAGCACCGGCTGTCGAACTGGCCGGTGAAGTTTTGA
- a CDS encoding GIY-YIG nuclease family protein — MANKRNGTLYIGVTSNLVRRVFQHKHGTADGFTKKYKCHTLVWYEQHASAETAITREKQLKEWNRLWKLRIVEEMNPEWRDLSADFTA; from the coding sequence ATGGCCAACAAGCGCAACGGCACTCTTTACATCGGCGTCACCAGCAACCTCGTAAGGCGCGTCTTTCAGCACAAACACGGCACTGCCGACGGCTTCACCAAGAAGTACAAATGTCACACCCTGGTCTGGTACGAACAGCACGCGAGCGCCGAGACCGCCATCACCCGCGAGAAACAGCTCAAGGAATGGAACCGCCTCTGGAAGCTGCGGATCGTCGAGGAGATGAATCCCGAGTGGCGCGACCTCTCTGCGGATTTCACGGCTTGA
- a CDS encoding GFA family protein, which translates to MTGLITHKGACHCGAVAFEVDAPAEVTVQDCNCSMCRMTGYLHLIVPASRFRLLRGQDALTTYTFNTGTAKHLFCQYCGIKSFYVPRSNPDGYSVNLRCVDQLTFRAVTVEPFDGENWEENGDKLRHLSSE; encoded by the coding sequence ATGACTGGATTGATCACGCACAAGGGAGCCTGTCATTGCGGCGCGGTGGCTTTCGAGGTGGACGCGCCAGCCGAGGTGACGGTGCAGGACTGCAACTGCTCCATGTGCCGGATGACCGGCTACCTGCACCTGATCGTGCCGGCCTCGCGCTTCCGGCTCCTCCGAGGACAGGACGCGCTGACGACCTACACGTTCAACACCGGCACGGCGAAGCACCTGTTCTGCCAGTATTGCGGGATCAAGTCGTTCTATGTGCCGAGGTCCAACCCGGACGGATACTCGGTCAATTTAAGATGCGTGGATCAGTTGACGTTCAGGGCTGTGACTGTGGAACCGTTCGACGGCGAGAACTGGGAAGAAAATGGCGACAAGTTGAGGCATTTGAGTTCGGAGTAG
- a CDS encoding FAD-linked oxidase C-terminal domain-containing protein, which produces MNIATLEPVAADLSALAARFRRVLPPECVVTDTVARKPFETDAQTMHRQMPGIVVLPETSAQVAAVLKLCKEFGVPVVPRGAGTGLSGGATPVPGGVLLAMTKFSRILDIDYANRVVVAQPGVTNLGITKAVEDDGFYYAPDPSSQIACTIGGNVAQNSGGVHCLKYGLTVNNILGVELVTMDGEVLRVGGKHLDPEGYDLLSIITGSEGLLGVITEVTVRILPKPETVRALLVSFDSIEAGGACVADVIASGIIPAGMEMMDRITIDAVEEYCAPGYPADAAAILICELDGPAAEVDYLIEQVTAIAARNGAIGVRASQSEEERLLFWLGRKSAFPAAAKMKPDYYVLDGTIPRNKLAPVLARIGELSRDSGLTIANVFHVGDGNLHPLILYDANVPGEMEAAEHLGHDILRLCVSVGGVLTGEHGVGTEKRDLMPEMFSDLDMQQQQRLKCAFDPGQHLNPGKVFPTLHRCAELGAMHVHKGASAFPDLPRF; this is translated from the coding sequence ATGAACATTGCCACACTCGAACCCGTCGCCGCCGATCTCTCCGCGCTCGCGGCCCGCTTCCGCCGGGTGCTGCCGCCGGAGTGCGTCGTCACCGACACCGTGGCGCGCAAGCCGTTCGAGACCGACGCGCAGACCATGCACCGGCAGATGCCGGGCATCGTCGTGCTGCCCGAGACGTCGGCGCAGGTGGCCGCGGTGCTGAAGCTGTGCAAGGAATTCGGCGTGCCGGTGGTGCCGCGCGGCGCGGGAACCGGGCTTTCCGGCGGCGCGACGCCGGTGCCGGGCGGCGTGCTGCTGGCCATGACCAAGTTCAGCCGCATCCTCGATATCGATTATGCCAACCGGGTCGTCGTCGCCCAGCCGGGCGTGACCAATCTGGGGATCACCAAGGCTGTCGAGGACGACGGGTTCTATTATGCGCCCGATCCCTCCAGCCAGATCGCCTGCACCATCGGCGGCAACGTGGCGCAGAACTCGGGCGGCGTGCACTGCCTGAAATACGGCCTGACGGTGAACAACATCCTCGGCGTCGAGCTGGTGACCATGGACGGCGAAGTCCTGCGCGTCGGCGGCAAGCACCTCGACCCTGAAGGCTACGACCTGCTGAGCATCATCACCGGTTCGGAAGGGCTGCTCGGCGTGATCACCGAGGTCACCGTCCGCATCCTGCCCAAGCCCGAGACCGTGCGCGCCCTGCTGGTGTCGTTCGACAGCATCGAGGCAGGCGGCGCCTGCGTCGCCGACGTCATCGCGTCGGGCATCATCCCGGCCGGCATGGAGATGATGGACCGCATCACCATCGACGCGGTCGAGGAATATTGTGCGCCCGGCTATCCGGCCGACGCCGCCGCCATCCTGATTTGCGAGCTGGACGGTCCGGCCGCCGAGGTTGACTACCTGATCGAGCAGGTGACCGCCATCGCCGCCCGGAACGGCGCCATCGGCGTGCGCGCCTCCCAGTCCGAGGAAGAGCGGCTACTGTTCTGGCTGGGCCGCAAGTCGGCGTTTCCCGCCGCCGCCAAGATGAAGCCGGACTATTACGTGCTCGACGGCACCATTCCGCGCAACAAACTGGCGCCGGTGCTGGCGCGGATCGGCGAGTTGTCGCGCGACTCGGGGCTGACCATCGCCAATGTGTTCCATGTGGGCGACGGCAACCTGCACCCGCTGATTCTCTACGATGCCAACGTGCCGGGCGAGATGGAGGCGGCCGAACATCTGGGCCACGATATCCTGCGGCTGTGCGTCTCGGTGGGCGGCGTGCTGACCGGTGAACACGGCGTCGGTACGGAAAAGCGCGACCTGATGCCGGAAATGTTCAGCGATCTGGACATGCAGCAGCAGCAGCGGCTGAAGTGTGCGTTCGACCCTGGGCAGCACCTCAATCCGGGCAAGGTCTTTCCCACGTTGCACCGCTGCGCGGAATTGGGTGCAATGCACGTGCACAAGGGCGCCAGCGCATTCCCCGACCTGCCGCGTTTCTGA
- a CDS encoding FAD-binding protein yields the protein MTSAYKPTDENELAELISWAAAQALPLELVGSGSKRGLGCPVALKGDGAPARVDLSAIAGVVFYEPEELVISVRPGTPLEHVNQLLAERNQMLAFEPLDWGWLLAGESKPGTIGGAISVGSSGPRRVKAGAARDFVLGAHAINGRGESFKSGGRVVKNVTGYDLHKLMTGAYGTLGAFTEITLKVLPAPEKTYTLLIHGLQAERAVEALTVAANSPFEASGLAHIPAAEAARSQVSYVSRADRAITAVRIEGHGVSVAHRMEELKTLLAPFGPLEELHSVNSGRFWVEVRDAWLLPPDHQVVWRVSVPPSSGAAVVAASGAESWQMDWAGGLVWLGYESAAPGQGARIRAGMKEGGHALLVRAPEAVRREEAVFQPQAEALAKLSARVKAGFDPSGIFNPGRMGAVSLPGAA from the coding sequence ATGACGAGCGCATACAAACCGACCGACGAGAACGAACTGGCCGAGCTCATTTCGTGGGCGGCGGCGCAGGCATTGCCGCTGGAACTGGTTGGCAGCGGCTCCAAGCGCGGACTGGGATGCCCGGTCGCCCTGAAGGGTGATGGAGCGCCCGCCAGGGTCGATCTCTCGGCGATCGCCGGTGTGGTTTTTTACGAGCCCGAGGAACTGGTGATCTCGGTCCGTCCGGGCACGCCTCTCGAGCACGTCAACCAGTTGCTGGCCGAACGGAACCAGATGCTGGCATTCGAGCCGCTGGACTGGGGCTGGCTGCTGGCGGGCGAGAGCAAGCCTGGCACGATCGGCGGCGCCATTTCGGTCGGCAGTTCGGGGCCGAGGCGGGTCAAGGCCGGCGCGGCGCGCGATTTCGTGCTGGGCGCCCATGCGATCAACGGTCGCGGCGAAAGCTTCAAGTCGGGCGGCCGGGTGGTGAAGAATGTCACTGGCTATGACCTGCACAAACTGATGACCGGCGCCTATGGCACACTGGGTGCGTTTACCGAGATCACCCTGAAAGTGCTGCCGGCACCGGAGAAAACCTACACGCTGCTGATCCATGGTCTGCAGGCGGAACGCGCGGTCGAGGCGCTGACCGTGGCCGCCAACAGTCCGTTCGAGGCATCGGGACTTGCCCATATACCGGCCGCCGAGGCGGCGCGGTCGCAGGTGTCGTATGTGAGCCGTGCCGACCGGGCGATCACGGCGGTGAGAATCGAAGGCCACGGCGTCTCGGTGGCGCACCGCATGGAGGAATTGAAGACGCTGCTGGCGCCGTTCGGTCCGCTGGAAGAACTTCACAGCGTGAATTCCGGGCGATTCTGGGTGGAAGTGCGCGATGCGTGGCTGCTGCCGCCCGATCATCAGGTGGTCTGGCGGGTTTCCGTTCCTCCCAGCAGCGGCGCGGCCGTTGTCGCCGCCTCGGGCGCCGAGTCCTGGCAGATGGACTGGGCCGGCGGCCTGGTCTGGCTGGGCTACGAATCGGCTGCGCCCGGGCAGGGCGCCCGCATCCGGGCCGGTATGAAGGAGGGCGGGCATGCCCTGCTGGTCCGCGCCCCGGAAGCCGTCCGCCGCGAGGAGGCCGTGTTCCAGCCGCAGGCGGAAGCCCTTGCCAAACTGTCAGCGCGTGTTAAGGCTGGGTTCGATCCCAGCGGCATCTTCAATCCCGGCCGGATGGGAGCTGTTTCACTGCCCGGCGCGGCCTGA
- the glcF gene encoding glycolate oxidase subunit GlcF, whose protein sequence is MRTLFSDQQLADPQLREAEKALRTCVHCGFCLPQCPTYTLLGDELDSPRGRIYLIKEMLEGGKPADDNTVLHVDRCLSCLACQSGCPSGVNYMHLIDTARVHIENTYERPLPDRLTRRMLGWLLPRPGPFGWALRLAKLARPVVDFLPARLQAMVRTAPDGPIGEPLDRDRRIAPQGERRARVGLLMGCVQQAIGPDINDATIRLLTRHGCEVVVLHEAYCCGAITHHLGQEAPTHARVKANVEAWEKELDGEGLDAIIANASGCGTMLKDYGFVLANDPAWAARGQRIASLTRDVSEFLAVEGVTAIDAPPGLRVAYQSACSLQHGQKVIRQPVSLLRQAGFTVVEPKEANLCCGSAGTYSLLQDEIAGRLRDRKLERLAATAPQVIASGNIGCITQLRSGAPVPVVHTVELLDWATGGPKPRGL, encoded by the coding sequence ATGCGGACACTCTTTTCGGATCAACAACTTGCGGACCCGCAACTGCGGGAGGCCGAGAAGGCGCTGCGGACCTGTGTCCATTGCGGGTTCTGCCTGCCGCAATGCCCGACCTATACCCTGCTGGGCGATGAACTCGACAGTCCGCGCGGCCGAATCTACCTGATCAAGGAGATGCTCGAAGGCGGCAAGCCCGCCGACGATAACACGGTGCTGCATGTGGACCGCTGCCTGTCGTGTCTGGCGTGCCAGTCGGGCTGCCCGTCCGGCGTCAATTACATGCATCTGATCGACACCGCCCGGGTGCATATCGAGAACACCTATGAACGGCCGCTGCCCGACCGGCTGACCCGCCGGATGCTGGGCTGGCTGCTGCCGCGCCCGGGCCCGTTCGGCTGGGCGCTGCGGTTGGCGAAGCTGGCGCGGCCCGTGGTGGACTTCCTGCCGGCGCGGCTGCAGGCCATGGTGCGGACCGCGCCCGATGGACCCATTGGCGAACCGCTCGATCGTGACCGGCGAATTGCGCCGCAAGGCGAGCGGCGCGCCCGCGTCGGCTTGCTGATGGGCTGCGTGCAGCAGGCCATCGGCCCGGACATCAACGACGCGACCATCCGGCTGCTGACCCGGCACGGCTGCGAGGTCGTCGTCCTGCACGAGGCCTATTGCTGCGGCGCCATCACCCATCATCTGGGCCAGGAGGCGCCGACCCATGCGCGGGTAAAGGCGAATGTCGAGGCCTGGGAAAAGGAACTGGACGGGGAAGGGCTGGACGCCATCATCGCCAACGCGTCGGGCTGCGGCACCATGCTGAAGGATTACGGCTTCGTGCTGGCCAACGATCCGGCCTGGGCCGCGCGCGGCCAGCGCATCGCGTCGCTGACGCGCGATGTCTCGGAATTCCTTGCCGTGGAGGGCGTGACCGCTATCGACGCGCCGCCGGGATTGCGGGTGGCGTACCAGTCGGCGTGCTCGTTGCAGCACGGCCAGAAGGTGATCCGCCAACCGGTCAGCCTGCTGCGCCAGGCGGGCTTCACGGTGGTGGAGCCGAAGGAAGCCAATCTGTGCTGCGGTTCGGCCGGCACCTACAGCCTGCTGCAGGACGAGATCGCCGGCCGGTTGCGCGACCGCAAGCTGGAGCGCCTGGCCGCCACCGCGCCGCAGGTCATCGCCAGCGGCAATATCGGCTGCATCACCCAATTGCGCAGCGGCGCGCCGGTGCCGGTCGTGCATACGGTCGAGTTGCTGGACTGGGCCACCGGCGGACCGAAACCCAGGGGGCTGTAA
- a CDS encoding glutathione S-transferase yields MTGRYQVIGSLSSPFSVKMRAILRYRRLPHDWILNTREVQERTKHIRPPIIPKVHFPEEPADVWHVDSSPMAYLLEERHRDRSILPDDPAHAFLAHLLEDFGDEWGTKMMFHYRWVGEEKGGDTDYVGHLMLYPGTGPASDDALREAAHKFRDWQVPLWPVAGIEPQNVPLIESMFGRIVSAWDMVLRDQNFLFGSRPSLGDFGFYGQLYQCFWNPASFKVMIQQSRRMVPWLTIIDDASGVEGEWIAPDAPLCDGVRELLWLAGEVYLPYLDATLRAVENGEDRLSITVLDGMVHSQKAMKYHARCLQVMREKLAALSQGDRQKVRHLLDGTDAWRYLTA; encoded by the coding sequence ATGACGGGCAGATATCAGGTGATCGGCTCGCTGTCGTCGCCGTTCTCGGTGAAAATGCGCGCGATCCTGCGCTATCGCCGCCTGCCGCACGACTGGATACTCAACACCAGGGAGGTCCAGGAACGCACCAAGCACATCCGGCCGCCGATCATTCCCAAGGTGCACTTTCCCGAAGAGCCAGCGGACGTCTGGCATGTGGATTCGAGCCCCATGGCCTATCTGCTGGAAGAACGGCACAGGGATCGCTCCATTCTGCCGGACGATCCGGCTCATGCCTTTCTGGCGCATTTGCTGGAGGACTTCGGCGACGAATGGGGCACCAAGATGATGTTCCACTACCGCTGGGTGGGCGAGGAAAAGGGCGGCGACACGGATTATGTGGGCCATCTGATGCTTTATCCGGGTACCGGTCCCGCCAGCGACGACGCGTTGCGGGAAGCGGCGCACAAGTTCCGCGACTGGCAGGTGCCGCTATGGCCCGTCGCCGGCATCGAGCCGCAGAACGTGCCGCTGATCGAGAGCATGTTCGGCCGTATCGTCAGCGCCTGGGACATGGTGCTGCGCGACCAGAACTTCCTGTTCGGTTCGAGGCCGTCGCTGGGCGATTTCGGCTTCTATGGCCAGCTCTACCAGTGCTTCTGGAACCCGGCGTCATTCAAGGTGATGATCCAGCAGTCCCGGCGCATGGTGCCCTGGCTGACCATCATCGACGACGCCTCGGGCGTAGAAGGGGAGTGGATTGCGCCAGACGCGCCGCTGTGCGACGGGGTCCGTGAGTTGCTGTGGCTGGCGGGCGAAGTGTATCTGCCTTACCTGGATGCCACGCTGCGCGCTGTCGAGAACGGCGAGGACCGCTTGAGTATCACCGTGCTTGATGGAATGGTTCATTCCCAGAAGGCAATGAAGTACCATGCCCGCTGTCTTCAGGTGATGCGCGAAAAGCTGGCAGCCCTCTCCCAGGGAGATCGCCAAAAGGTGCGCCACCTGCTGGATGGGACCGACGCCTGGCGATATCTGACCGCGTGA
- a CDS encoding GNAT family N-acetyltransferase: MKPTFETERLVLRPQAESDTVELMAMGMDPEVMQYIGYGAMTLQDSHELALETLAMDGPLGRWIITDRETGLFLGWVVLIYLDGSEDIEVGYGLKVIAWNRGFATEATRRLLDYGFEELGLKEIVAVSRPENIASHKVLEKAGMRRRGLRDAFGLRGLYYFVARADALVDG, translated from the coding sequence ATGAAGCCCACATTTGAGACGGAACGGCTGGTCCTGCGGCCACAGGCAGAGAGCGACACGGTCGAACTGATGGCGATGGGCATGGATCCCGAGGTCATGCAGTACATCGGCTACGGCGCCATGACGTTGCAGGATTCCCATGAATTGGCGCTGGAAACGCTGGCCATGGATGGCCCGCTTGGCCGCTGGATCATTACCGACCGGGAGACCGGCCTGTTTCTTGGCTGGGTTGTCCTGATCTATCTCGATGGCAGCGAGGACATCGAAGTGGGATATGGGCTGAAGGTGATCGCCTGGAACCGGGGCTTTGCCACCGAGGCAACCAGGCGACTGCTGGATTACGGCTTCGAGGAGCTTGGCCTCAAGGAGATCGTCGCGGTGAGCCGGCCCGAGAACATTGCCTCGCACAAGGTTCTCGAAAAGGCCGGCATGCGTCGGCGCGGGCTACGTGACGCATTCGGACTCCGCGGGCTGTACTATTTTGTCGCCCGTGCCGACGCGCTGGTGGACGGCTAG
- a CDS encoding DUF6691 family protein, whose product MGRIIAPLLCGLLFGAGLAVSGLANPAKVLAFLDITGQWDPSLVLVMGAGVVVFAVGFRLTTRAARPLLAEKFEIPTRRDIDSRLVIGALMFGMGWGLAGFCPGPALTGLAFGLTKVYVFVAAMVAGSLAFGLWTRFRT is encoded by the coding sequence ATGGGACGGATTATCGCACCATTGCTCTGCGGACTCCTGTTCGGCGCAGGCCTTGCCGTTTCCGGCCTTGCCAACCCGGCCAAGGTACTGGCGTTTCTCGACATAACCGGCCAATGGGATCCCAGCCTGGTGCTGGTGATGGGCGCGGGCGTGGTGGTCTTCGCTGTCGGCTTCCGCCTGACGACACGCGCGGCGCGACCGCTTCTGGCCGAGAAATTCGAGATTCCCACACGGCGCGACATCGATTCCAGGCTGGTCATCGGCGCGCTGATGTTCGGTATGGGCTGGGGCCTGGCGGGATTCTGTCCCGGCCCGGCATTGACCGGCCTGGCATTCGGACTGACCAAGGTCTACGTCTTCGTTGCCGCCATGGTGGCCGGAAGCCTGGCTTTCGGGCTGTGGACGAGGTTCAGAACCTAG